A single genomic interval of Pomacea canaliculata isolate SZHN2017 linkage group LG5, ASM307304v1, whole genome shotgun sequence harbors:
- the LOC112563867 gene encoding probable E3 ubiquitin-protein ligase DTX3 codes for MKKTAFTDVRPKEEIKTKKSPLLKQTITTRNIKQSVCEPLNTRTVKKSAPESLTNKSSRVTQESRNSSYSSSRKKPAEMASKKVFAVQGDIASPAAQVTQTQVKLQMYNYGIQTGSQPQSGRMTHRISPLQHIPGFPRVGSIIIDYDFPSGVQEWYSPNSIPAKYTRGLNILQMLKKAFDHRLVFTIGDSRTTGANDVITWNDIHHKTSIYGGPESFGYPDAGYLIRVKEELAAKGITSP; via the exons ATGAAGAAGACTGCTTTTACTGATGTCAGGCCAAAGGAGGAAATCAAAACCAAGAAGTCACCTCTCCTTAAACAGACCATTACCACAAGGAACATCAAACAATCTGTATGTGAACCTCTCAACACAAGGACTGTCAAGAAATCCGCACCTGAGTCTCTCACCAACAAGTCCAGCCGTGTTACACAAGAAAGCAGAAACAGCAGCTACTCTAGCTCAAGAAAAAAACCTGCAGAGATGGCTTCCAAGAAAG TGTTTGCCGTACAGGGAGATATTGCAAGTCCTGCAGCACAAGTGACTCAGACACAAGTGAAGCTGCAGATG TATAATTATGGCATACAAACTGGAAGTCAGCCTCAAAGTGGACGCATGACCCACAGAATCAGTCCACTTCAGCATATTCCAGGGTTCCCACGTGTTGGGTCCATCATTATTGACTACGACTTTCCATCCGGAGTTCAAGAG TGGTACTCACCGAACAGCATACCTGCCAAATACACCCGAGGGCTTAACATCCTTCAGATGCTTAAGAAGGCATTTGATCATCGACTTGTGTTTACCATCGGAGACTCACGAACAACTGGCGCTAATGATGTCATCACATGGAATGACATCCACCACAAGACCAGCATCTATGGAGGTCCAGAAAG CTTTGGCTACCCAGATGCTGGCTACCTGATACGAGTGAAAGAAGAACTCGCTGCAAAAGGCATTACTTCTCCCTAA